Proteins encoded in a region of the Rutidosis leptorrhynchoides isolate AG116_Rl617_1_P2 chromosome 9, CSIRO_AGI_Rlap_v1, whole genome shotgun sequence genome:
- the LOC139865794 gene encoding RNA-binding KH domain-containing protein RCF3-like, with amino-acid sequence MMDRSRSKRYYYDQDYDHMETLNPRAKPRYNNYNGGGHPYGPNNNHHQRRNIGGGGGRKPQDSSSLMVTTSYRILCHDNKAGSVIGKSGSIIKAIRQHTGAWINVHELIPGDEERIIEVSDTRRRDPDGRMPNFSPAQEALLLIHERILESDAGGVGGYGGYGGGGGGEDDEDMYGVRGGLGGANRLVSRLVVSRLHVGSLLGKGGKIIEQMRMETKTHIRVLPRDHTYPRCVDMSEEIVQVVGDMVSVKNAIEIISSRLRESQHRDRSHFHGRLQSPDRFFNPEDDFMHHPNNIPRRPSMDGPNYGSRIPGGLNNSRSFNNGPRLSGNVNDSGASPMSENAQSQTSEDIVFRILCPNNKVDSIIGQSDGFMELLENEIGVNVKVSDLATGSDEQIITITSEEGPDDEFFPAQEALLHIQTRILDLVTEKENIITTRLLLTAGELGCLDGFLSEAKKMTGADVQILPKENIPQFVPVNDELVQIVGEIKAAREALVEVTLRLRSYTFQGFFQKDGQPGTIHAPSPVGTTSNLEAAPSNSTTTRETYSGNDTNVASNQNMQTTLQVHPAKNTGGSNSEGVNQTESGTREDAPSKLNRRPVQLVTRSILEVVIPDYAVPKLITKSRNMLAQISQLSGANVKLVDTSTEATEHIIQISGTQEQAERAQSLLQGFILSTQEDV; translated from the exons ATGATGGATCGATCGAGATCTAAACGATACTATTACGATCAGGATTACGATCACAtggaaaccctaaaccctagagcTAAACCACGTTACAATAACTACAACGGCGGTGGTCATCCTTACGGACCGAATAACAACCACCACCAGCGCCGGAACATCGGCGGCGGCGGTGGCCGGAAACCACAGGATTCATCATCACTTATGGTTACTACTAGTTATAGGATCTTATGTCATGATAACAAAGCTGGAAGTGTGATTGGGAAATCTGGTAGTATAATTAAAGCTATTAGACAACATACCGGTGCTTGGATTAATGTTCATGAATTGATACCTGGTGATGAGGAGCGAATTATCGAGGTTTCGGATACGCGAAGACGCGATCCGGATGGTAGAATGCCTAATTTTAGCCCTGCACAGGAAGCATTGCTTTTGATACATGAGAGGATACTGGAGAGTGATGCTGGTGGGGTTGGGGGTTATGGTggatatggtggtggtggtggtggtgaggaTGATGAAGATATGTATGGTGTAAGAGGGGGTTTAGGTGGTGCTAATAGATTGGTGTCTAGGCTTGTGGTTTCTAGGTTGCATGTAGGATCATTGCTTGGGAAAGGGGGGAAAATTATTGAGCAAATGAGGATGGAAACCAAAACTCATATTAGGGTTTTACCTAGAGATCATACTTATCCACGGTGTGTCGATATGTCTGAGGAAATTGTTCAG GTTGTTGGTGATATGGTCTCAGTGAAGAATGCAATAGAAATTATCTCCTCGCGATTAAGAGAGAGTCAGCACCGGGATCGTAGCCATTTTCATGGACGATTACAATCACCTGATCGGTTCTTTAATCCAGAAGATGATTTTATGCATCACCCAAATAACATACCTCGTCGACCATCAATGGATGGGCCTAATTATGGGTCAAGAATACCTGGTGGGCTAAACAATTCCAGAAGCTTCAATAATGGCCCACGTCTATCTGGTAATGTTAATGATTCTGGAGCTAGTCCCATGTCTGAGAATGCACAGTCCCAAACTTCAGAAGATATTGTGTTTCGTATACTGTGTCCAAACAATAAGGTTGATAGTATCATTGGGCAATCAGATGGATTTATGGAATTGCTCGAAAATGAAATTGGTGTGAACGTCAAGGTTTCTGATCTTGCCACTGGATCAGATGAACAGATCATTACCATCACTTCAGAAGAG GGTCCCGATGATGAGTTTTTTCCTGCTCAAGAAGCTCTGTTGCATATACAGACTCGAATTCTGGATCTTGTTACGGAAAAAGAAAATATTATTACTACCCGTCTTCTTCTCACAGCTGGTGAACTCGGATGTTTAGATGGATTTTTATCTGAGGCCAAAAAAATGACTGGTGCAGACGTTCAGATTCTGCCTAAGGAAAATATCCCACAATTTGTACCAGTTAATGACGAACTCGTACAG ATTGTTGGAGAGATTAAGGCTGCTAGAGAAGCACTTGTGGAGGTGACATTGAGACTAAGGAGTTATACATTTCAAGGGTTCTTTCAAAAGGATGGTCAACCGGGTACCATTCATGCACCGAGCCCTGTAGGGACCACTTCAAACTTGGAGGCTGCTCCTAGCAACAGCACAACTACACGGGAAACTTATAGTGGAAATGATACTAATGTTGCATCCAACCAGAACATGCAAACCACACTCCAAGTACATCCAGCAAAG AATACTGGGGGATCGAACAGTGAAGGTGTAAATCAAACTGAAAGTGGGACTCGTGAAGATGCACCAAGTAAATTGAACAG GAGACCTGTGCAACTTGTTACAAGGAGTATACTGGAAGTCGTCATACCAGATTATGCGGTTCCCAAGCTCATTACAAAATCCAGAAATATGCTTGCTCAGATTAGCCAA CTTTCGGGAGCCAATGTTAAACTGGTTGATACAAGCACCGAAGCAACAGAGCATATCATTCAAATATCTGGTACCCAGGAGCAAGCGGAAAGAGCCCAGAGCTTGCTTCAAGGATTTATTTTGAGCA CCCAAGAAGACGTATAA
- the LOC139866930 gene encoding uncharacterized protein isoform X1: MSGFSISIHLNLLQKGIASVSLHPANGKCNVKLRVVAKRAFVRCLVCRCYATTKSLQVGGSTHKNQVSSVVGSSDESQRRKSSGDDFEMKLEELLSEIKSMIRMGNKGDAIDLLEANYEAVKEQMDAGGKTVEEAAILDVIALGYMAVGDFKMVDSVLNMLNGIVHDLRDDQPLLEAILTHMGSMYSAIGSFENSMLSYKRVLEIIERNHGSNSTYLVLPLLGMAKSYGCAGRASKAIEIYHRTISIFESYFGAESNELVVPLNALGNILIEEGKAEDAECAFMRVVEIYTKLYGKDDKRVGIAMCSLANAKCAKGDAESAIKLYSNALQVLEHSDGINLDDSLLEKTRVDLAELLHVVGREKEGRKLLEECLMITKKYKGEEDPTFVTHLTNLATSYSRSKNYVEAERLLRSSLQIMKRTVGPDDPSITFAMLQLAVTLYNLKQDEEAEQLALEVLRVREKAFGKASMPVGEALDCLISIQKRKGGDDGEILELLKRNLSIQEKAFGHESEQVVGTLKKIVFYMDKLGIKDQKFPFQRRLSLLRNKVLVNYP, encoded by the exons ATGAGTGGATTTTCAATAAGCATTCACTTAAACTTGTTACAGAAAGGCATTGCTAGTGTTTCTCTTCATCCTGCAAATGGGAAGTGTAACGTGAAGCTTCGTGTGGTCGCCAAACGGGCTTTTGTTCGTTGCTTGGTATGTAGATGTTATGCTACTACCAAATCATTGCAAGTAGGCGGGTCGACCCATAAAAACCAAGTTTCTTCTGTTGTTGGAAGTTCGGATGAATCTCAAAG AAGAAAATCTTCAGGAGATGATTTTGAAATGAAGTTAGAAGAACTGTTATCTGAAATTAAAAGCATGATAAGAATGGGGAATAAAGGTGATGCGATTGATCTGCTCGAAGCAAATTATGAAGCCGTAAAAGAACAAATGGATGCAGGGGGTAAAACTGTAGAAGAAGCTGCTATTTTGGATGTCATAGCCTTGGGTTACATGGCTGTTGGAGACTTCAAAATGGTTGACTCTGTCTTAAATATG TTAAATGGCATTGTACATGATTTAAGAGATGATCAGCCTCTTCTTGAAGCAATACTGACACACATGGGGAGTATGTACTCAGCCATAGGGAGCTTCGAAAATTCGATGCTTTCATACAAGAGAGTCCTTGAAATTATAGAGCGAAATCATG GGAGTAATAGTACCTATCTTGTACTTCCTTTATTGGGGATGGCTAAATCGTATGGTTGTGCTGGCAGAGCGAGTAAGGCAATTGAGATTTATCATCGCACTATCTCTATTTTTGAGTCTTATTTTGGAGCAGAAAGCAACGAACTTGTGGTACCTTTGAATGCTCTTGGCAATATCTTAATCGAAGAAGGAAAGGCTGAAGATGCAGAGTGTGCTTTTATGAG AGTTGTGGAAATCTATACCAAGTTATATGGAAAAGACGATAAACGAGTTGGAATCGCCATGTGCTCTTTAGCTAATGCCAAGTGTGCAAAAg GAGATGCAGAATCAGCCATTAAGTTGTACAGCAATGCTCTTCAGGTGCTGGAGCATTCAGATGGTATAAATTTGGATGACAGCTTATTGGAGAAGACAAGGGTAGACTTGGCAGAATTGCTTCACGTTGTAGGAAG aGAAAAGGAAGGCCGGAAACTGCTGGAGGAATGCTTAATGATCACCAAAAAATATAAAGGAGAAGAAGATCCTACTTTTGTTACCCATCTTACAAATCTAGCAACCTCATATTCACGTTCTAAGAATTACGTTGAAGCTGAGCGTCTCTTAAGATCAAGCTTACAAATAATGAAGAGGACCGTGGGGCCCGATGATCCCTCGATCACCTTTGCAATGTTACAGCTTGCTGTAACTCTTTATAACCTTAAGCAGGATGAAGAGGCCGAGCAACTTGCGCTCGAGGTCTTGCGGGTTCGCGAAAAAGCATTCGGGAAAGCCTCTATGCCAGTTG GGGAAGCATTGGATTGTTTAATAAGCATTCAGAAGAGAAAGGGAGGAGATGATGGGGAGATATTGGAGTTGCTCAAGAGAAATTTGAGCATACAAGAAAAAGCATTCGGGCATGAAAGTGAACAAGTAGTTGGAACGTTGAAGAAGATAGTATTTTACATGGATAAATTGGGGATCAAGGATCAAAAGTTCCCTTTTCAGAGGAGATTATCTCTACTTAGAAATAAAGTTCTTGTTAATTATCCATAG
- the LOC139866930 gene encoding uncharacterized protein isoform X2: protein MSGFSISIHLNLLQKGIASVSLHPANGKCNVKLRVVAKRAFVRCLVCRCYATTKSLQVGGSTHKNQVSSVVGSSDESQRKSSGDDFEMKLEELLSEIKSMIRMGNKGDAIDLLEANYEAVKEQMDAGGKTVEEAAILDVIALGYMAVGDFKMVDSVLNMLNGIVHDLRDDQPLLEAILTHMGSMYSAIGSFENSMLSYKRVLEIIERNHGSNSTYLVLPLLGMAKSYGCAGRASKAIEIYHRTISIFESYFGAESNELVVPLNALGNILIEEGKAEDAECAFMRVVEIYTKLYGKDDKRVGIAMCSLANAKCAKGDAESAIKLYSNALQVLEHSDGINLDDSLLEKTRVDLAELLHVVGREKEGRKLLEECLMITKKYKGEEDPTFVTHLTNLATSYSRSKNYVEAERLLRSSLQIMKRTVGPDDPSITFAMLQLAVTLYNLKQDEEAEQLALEVLRVREKAFGKASMPVGEALDCLISIQKRKGGDDGEILELLKRNLSIQEKAFGHESEQVVGTLKKIVFYMDKLGIKDQKFPFQRRLSLLRNKVLVNYP, encoded by the exons ATGAGTGGATTTTCAATAAGCATTCACTTAAACTTGTTACAGAAAGGCATTGCTAGTGTTTCTCTTCATCCTGCAAATGGGAAGTGTAACGTGAAGCTTCGTGTGGTCGCCAAACGGGCTTTTGTTCGTTGCTTGGTATGTAGATGTTATGCTACTACCAAATCATTGCAAGTAGGCGGGTCGACCCATAAAAACCAAGTTTCTTCTGTTGTTGGAAGTTCGGATGAATCTCAAAG AAAATCTTCAGGAGATGATTTTGAAATGAAGTTAGAAGAACTGTTATCTGAAATTAAAAGCATGATAAGAATGGGGAATAAAGGTGATGCGATTGATCTGCTCGAAGCAAATTATGAAGCCGTAAAAGAACAAATGGATGCAGGGGGTAAAACTGTAGAAGAAGCTGCTATTTTGGATGTCATAGCCTTGGGTTACATGGCTGTTGGAGACTTCAAAATGGTTGACTCTGTCTTAAATATG TTAAATGGCATTGTACATGATTTAAGAGATGATCAGCCTCTTCTTGAAGCAATACTGACACACATGGGGAGTATGTACTCAGCCATAGGGAGCTTCGAAAATTCGATGCTTTCATACAAGAGAGTCCTTGAAATTATAGAGCGAAATCATG GGAGTAATAGTACCTATCTTGTACTTCCTTTATTGGGGATGGCTAAATCGTATGGTTGTGCTGGCAGAGCGAGTAAGGCAATTGAGATTTATCATCGCACTATCTCTATTTTTGAGTCTTATTTTGGAGCAGAAAGCAACGAACTTGTGGTACCTTTGAATGCTCTTGGCAATATCTTAATCGAAGAAGGAAAGGCTGAAGATGCAGAGTGTGCTTTTATGAG AGTTGTGGAAATCTATACCAAGTTATATGGAAAAGACGATAAACGAGTTGGAATCGCCATGTGCTCTTTAGCTAATGCCAAGTGTGCAAAAg GAGATGCAGAATCAGCCATTAAGTTGTACAGCAATGCTCTTCAGGTGCTGGAGCATTCAGATGGTATAAATTTGGATGACAGCTTATTGGAGAAGACAAGGGTAGACTTGGCAGAATTGCTTCACGTTGTAGGAAG aGAAAAGGAAGGCCGGAAACTGCTGGAGGAATGCTTAATGATCACCAAAAAATATAAAGGAGAAGAAGATCCTACTTTTGTTACCCATCTTACAAATCTAGCAACCTCATATTCACGTTCTAAGAATTACGTTGAAGCTGAGCGTCTCTTAAGATCAAGCTTACAAATAATGAAGAGGACCGTGGGGCCCGATGATCCCTCGATCACCTTTGCAATGTTACAGCTTGCTGTAACTCTTTATAACCTTAAGCAGGATGAAGAGGCCGAGCAACTTGCGCTCGAGGTCTTGCGGGTTCGCGAAAAAGCATTCGGGAAAGCCTCTATGCCAGTTG GGGAAGCATTGGATTGTTTAATAAGCATTCAGAAGAGAAAGGGAGGAGATGATGGGGAGATATTGGAGTTGCTCAAGAGAAATTTGAGCATACAAGAAAAAGCATTCGGGCATGAAAGTGAACAAGTAGTTGGAACGTTGAAGAAGATAGTATTTTACATGGATAAATTGGGGATCAAGGATCAAAAGTTCCCTTTTCAGAGGAGATTATCTCTACTTAGAAATAAAGTTCTTGTTAATTATCCATAG